In a single window of the Klebsiella electrica genome:
- a CDS encoding ParA family plasmid-partitioning AAA ATPase: protein MIIVLGSQKGGVGKSTLAVSIAAYLMSLGNRVIIVDADDQKSVLTWYNNRPEDLPHIPVTGATGNIKAMLKEHEKSYDFVIADCAGRDSAEMRSGLMAADVFISPLRPSQMDLDVVPHTCSVFTAAKDFNEDVRGYLVLNMTPTNMFVNEANQAADVLKDYPEMRLASSRVCDRKAHRDAWAESMTIFETQNDKAQQEIESLVKEVIL, encoded by the coding sequence ATGATAATAGTATTGGGTAGTCAAAAGGGTGGGGTTGGTAAAAGTACACTGGCGGTATCTATAGCTGCGTATCTGATGTCACTGGGCAATAGAGTGATCATTGTCGACGCAGATGACCAGAAATCTGTATTGACCTGGTACAACAATCGTCCTGAAGATCTTCCCCATATTCCGGTTACTGGCGCAACAGGCAACATCAAAGCCATGCTAAAGGAACACGAGAAATCTTATGACTTTGTCATCGCAGACTGTGCTGGCCGCGACAGTGCAGAAATGCGTAGTGGGTTGATGGCCGCTGACGTATTCATTTCTCCGTTGCGGCCTTCTCAGATGGACCTGGATGTAGTGCCTCATACATGCTCTGTTTTTACAGCAGCAAAAGATTTTAATGAGGACGTCCGGGGATATCTCGTTTTAAACATGACGCCCACGAACATGTTTGTCAATGAAGCAAATCAGGCAGCTGACGTACTCAAGGATTATCCTGAAATGCGTCTGGCTAGTTCCCGAGTTTGTGATCGAAAAGCGCATCGAGATGCCTGGGCAGAATCAATGACAATTTTTGAAACGCAAAATGACAAAGCACAACAAGAAATCGAATCGTTAGTTAAAGAGGTTATTCTGTGA
- a CDS encoding site-specific integrase, producing the protein MNNLVPVGSPASPGTLLPVAIDYPAALALRQMALVQDELPKYLLAPEVSALLHYVPDLHRKMLLATLWNTGARINEALALTRGDFSLVPPYPFVQLATLKQRTEKAARTAGRAPAGSQVHRLVPLSDHHYVSQLQMMVATLKIPLERRNKRTGRMEKARIWEITDRTVRTWLSEAVEAAAADGVTFSVPVTPHTFRHSYAMHMLYAGIPLKVLQSLMGHKSISSTEVYTKVFALDVAARHRVQFAMPEAEAVALIKKLTPNQST; encoded by the coding sequence ATGAATAACCTGGTTCCAGTTGGATCTCCGGCATCTCCCGGAACATTGCTCCCGGTGGCCATCGATTACCCTGCCGCCCTCGCCCTGCGCCAGATGGCGCTCGTGCAGGATGAACTGCCGAAATACCTGCTGGCGCCGGAAGTCAGCGCCCTGCTCCATTACGTGCCGGATCTTCACCGCAAGATGCTGCTGGCGACGCTGTGGAACACCGGCGCGCGCATTAATGAAGCGCTCGCGCTGACCCGGGGGGATTTTTCGCTGGTGCCGCCGTATCCGTTCGTGCAGCTGGCCACGCTCAAGCAGCGCACCGAGAAAGCGGCCAGGACGGCAGGTCGTGCCCCCGCAGGCAGTCAGGTCCATCGTCTGGTTCCCCTTTCCGATCACCACTATGTCAGCCAGCTGCAGATGATGGTGGCCACCCTGAAAATTCCGCTGGAAAGACGAAACAAGCGCACCGGCAGAATGGAGAAGGCACGTATCTGGGAGATCACAGACCGTACCGTGCGCACCTGGCTTAGCGAAGCGGTGGAGGCCGCAGCGGCCGACGGGGTGACGTTCTCAGTACCGGTTACCCCCCATACGTTCCGTCACTCCTACGCGATGCATATGCTGTACGCCGGCATACCTCTGAAGGTTTTGCAGAGCCTGATGGGCCACAAATCGATCAGTTCCACGGAGGTCTATACGAAGGTGTTTGCGCTCGATGTCGCGGCACGGCACCGGGTGCAGTTTGCTATGCCGGAAGCTGAAGCTGTTGCGTTGATAAAAAAGTTAACCCCAAACCAATCTACATAG
- a CDS encoding type I restriction-modification system subunit M yields the protein MNEFTGSAASQADFIWKNAEDLWGDFKHTDFGKIILPFTLLRRLECALEPTREAVREAHDAFKDADVELDTILRSTAEYPFYNTSEYSLGTLGSTKTRRNLEDYIALFSDNARAIFEEFEFGNTVIRLEKAGLLYKICQNFAKIDLHPDVVPDRVMSNIYEHLIRRFGAEVNEGAEDFMTPRDIVHLATALLLDPDDALFEASPGLIRTLYDPTCGTGGFLTDAMNHVGDYGNRDKIPPVLVPHGQELEPETHAVCVAGMLIRRLESDPGRDLSKNIRQGSTLSNDQFAGERFHYCLSNPPFGKKWEKDKTAVEAEHKKGELGRFGPGLPKISDGSMLFLMHLASKLELPINGGGRAAIVLSGSPLFNGGAASGESEIRRWLLEDDLIEAIVALPTDLFFRTNIATYLWILSNKKPQERKGKVQLINATDLWTSIRNEGNKRRIVSDEQRRQILDIYAACETGTLSRMLDYRTFGYRRIKVLRPLRMTLELDKVGMERLEAEAAWEKLSEAHQTFWREALKPLIGQTQPYSWAETFVRDAIKSVEAKQLKVKSSKTLITALINAFGHKDPKAEPVTDSNGELVPDTDLTDYENVPYLEDIDDYFTREVLPHVPDAWLDESFTDARDGQLGRVGYEINFNRFFYQYQPPRKLHDIDEDLKQVEAEIAALLAEVASE from the coding sequence ATGAACGAATTTACGGGATCGGCAGCTTCACAGGCTGACTTTATTTGGAAGAATGCGGAAGACCTTTGGGGGGACTTCAAGCATACGGACTTTGGCAAGATCATTTTGCCGTTTACCTTGCTGCGCCGCCTGGAGTGTGCGCTGGAGCCGACCCGCGAGGCGGTGAGAGAAGCGCATGACGCTTTCAAGGATGCAGATGTTGAGCTGGATACCATTCTGCGCTCAACCGCTGAATACCCCTTCTACAACACCTCTGAATACTCCCTTGGCACCCTGGGTAGTACCAAGACGCGCCGCAATCTGGAAGACTACATCGCCCTGTTTTCGGATAACGCCCGCGCTATCTTCGAGGAGTTTGAGTTTGGCAATACGGTGATCCGGCTGGAGAAAGCGGGCTTGCTGTACAAGATTTGCCAGAACTTTGCCAAGATCGACCTGCACCCGGACGTGGTGCCGGATCGGGTGATGAGTAACATCTACGAACACCTGATTCGCCGCTTTGGTGCCGAGGTCAATGAAGGGGCCGAGGACTTCATGACGCCGCGTGACATCGTTCACCTGGCGACCGCATTGCTGCTTGACCCGGATGATGCCCTGTTTGAGGCCAGCCCCGGTTTGATTCGTACTCTGTATGACCCGACCTGTGGCACGGGTGGCTTCCTCACCGATGCCATGAACCATGTGGGCGACTACGGTAACCGCGACAAGATCCCGCCAGTGCTGGTGCCGCACGGGCAGGAGTTGGAGCCGGAAACCCATGCGGTTTGTGTGGCCGGTATGCTGATCCGCCGTTTGGAGTCCGACCCTGGCCGAGATCTGTCGAAGAACATTCGTCAGGGCAGCACGCTGTCCAATGACCAGTTTGCCGGTGAGCGTTTCCACTACTGCCTGTCCAATCCGCCTTTTGGCAAGAAATGGGAGAAGGACAAAACCGCCGTCGAAGCGGAACACAAAAAAGGCGAGCTGGGCCGGTTTGGGCCGGGCCTGCCGAAAATTAGCGATGGCTCCATGCTGTTTTTGATGCACCTGGCGAGCAAGCTAGAACTGCCGATCAACGGCGGTGGCCGCGCCGCTATCGTGCTGTCGGGTTCGCCACTGTTTAACGGCGGTGCCGCGTCTGGCGAATCGGAAATCCGCCGTTGGTTGCTGGAAGACGACCTGATTGAAGCCATTGTGGCTCTGCCAACGGATCTGTTCTTCCGCACCAATATCGCCACCTACCTGTGGATTCTGTCCAACAAGAAGCCGCAGGAGCGCAAAGGCAAGGTGCAGTTGATCAACGCCACCGACCTGTGGACTTCAATCCGCAACGAGGGTAACAAGCGCCGTATTGTCAGCGATGAGCAGCGCCGCCAGATTCTGGACATCTACGCCGCATGCGAAACCGGTACGCTTTCCCGTATGCTGGACTACCGTACCTTTGGCTACCGCCGTATCAAGGTCTTGCGTCCGCTGCGCATGACCCTGGAGCTTGATAAGGTGGGCATGGAGCGGCTGGAAGCCGAAGCTGCCTGGGAAAAGCTCTCTGAGGCGCATCAGACATTCTGGCGCGAAGCCCTCAAGCCGTTGATCGGGCAAACGCAGCCCTATAGCTGGGCAGAAACCTTTGTCAGGGACGCGATCAAGTCCGTCGAAGCCAAGCAGCTCAAGGTCAAATCCAGCAAGACATTGATCACCGCGCTGATCAACGCCTTTGGTCACAAAGACCCGAAAGCCGAGCCAGTCACGGATTCAAACGGCGAGCTGGTGCCAGACACAGATTTAACTGATTACGAGAACGTCCCCTATCTGGAGGACATCGACGACTACTTTACCCGCGAAGTGCTTCCTCATGTGCCGGATGCCTGGCTGGATGAGAGCTTTACCGATGCAAGGGATGGCCAATTGGGCCGCGTTGGCTACGAGATCAACTTCAACCGCTTCTTCTACCAGTACCAGCCTCCGCGCAAGCTGCATGATATTGATGAAGACCTGAAGCAGGTAGAAGCCGAGATTGCCGCGCTACTGGCGGAGGTGGCCAGCGAATGA
- a CDS encoding type I restriction endonuclease subunit R: MQSAAHQEKHFQQYIIDRLVDQGWKLGDSKFYDTERAVYPEDLESWIKTSGQQEKWDKLERLNGAKTLEVLMDRLDKALEKQGTMQVLRQGFSIAGCGLIEMTEVAPEDKRNAAVIERYQANILRVVPELKYHPAREFAIDLVLFINGLPVATVELKTDFTQSCEAAMDQYRNNRLPYDAKTKRREPLLTFKRGAVVHFAMSDSEIMMATKLDGENTFFLPFNKGRKDESGTVHAGNPPGEIKADGTQEYPVAYFWEEVCQPNAWLRIFHSFVYVEKKDVVDIQGNWSKKETLIFPRFHQWTAVNQMLADARENGAGMTYLCDHSAGSGKTSTISWTAHDLVKLREDNGDAVFNSVIIVTDRNVLDGQLQDAVKQIDHQFGVIAAIDRQKSSKSKSKQLSDALLSGTPIVVVTIQTFPYAMEAIITDKALKGKNFAVIIDEAHNSQTGSTAAKLQAALGMSGQGKMSTMTVDELLEQLQKSRARPDNISYFAFTGTPKHSTLMLFGRPTDPSQPISDDNPPQAFHLYTMRQAIEEKFILDVLNGYVPYKTAFNLSKQLEDSKRVSGKAAKRALAQWMSLHPTNVTQKVQFIVEHFTKNVAHRLDGKAKAMVVTSSRAAAIRYKKAFDRYIEQHSEYGFIHSLVAFSGKMTGKQVMHQDDSEFKDDVFIVDENEEFTEQSMNPDVHGQDLRFAFDRPEYRVMLVADKFQTGFDQPKLVAMYVDKKIANHVEIVQTFARLNRTAPGKDEVFIIDFVNDPENVRKAFATYDKGAHIGEVQDLNVVYEIKERLDEHGLYDEKDLAAFKEARFKTIRDITHTKSPQHKALYAATAGATALYNDKMKMLRGGMATWEAAFEKARAKGDEAGMKSADHHQDEYAEQIKALMGFKSDLGRFCRTYSYIAQLIDFGDPELENFAAFAKLLQKRLQHEAPETVDLTGLVLTGFDINARPDDVEDEGKTPVLQPAGAGGGGAAGDKPKFVKEIIEKLNSLFGEATPIQDQVAFVNQISAITGESDVVMAQVESNTREQAMKGNLPGAVQQAVVRALSSHQKLATQVLKSDRQGMTALVDMVYDLLREGKDIDLGMD; the protein is encoded by the coding sequence ATGCAATCAGCAGCACATCAGGAAAAACACTTCCAGCAATACATCATTGACCGGTTGGTAGATCAGGGCTGGAAGCTGGGTGATTCCAAGTTCTACGACACCGAGCGGGCGGTGTACCCCGAAGACCTGGAAAGCTGGATCAAAACCAGCGGCCAGCAGGAAAAATGGGACAAGCTGGAACGGCTCAACGGGGCCAAAACCCTTGAAGTGCTGATGGACCGCCTAGATAAAGCACTGGAGAAACAAGGCACCATGCAGGTGTTGCGCCAGGGCTTTTCTATTGCCGGTTGCGGCCTGATCGAGATGACCGAGGTCGCACCGGAAGACAAGCGCAATGCAGCAGTCATTGAGCGCTACCAGGCCAATATCCTGCGCGTGGTGCCGGAGCTGAAGTATCACCCGGCCCGTGAATTTGCCATTGATCTGGTGCTGTTTATCAACGGTCTGCCGGTGGCAACCGTCGAACTGAAGACCGACTTCACCCAGTCCTGCGAAGCGGCCATGGATCAGTACCGCAATAATCGCCTGCCATATGACGCCAAGACCAAACGCAGGGAACCGCTGCTGACCTTCAAGCGTGGGGCTGTGGTACATTTCGCCATGTCCGACTCTGAAATCATGATGGCGACCAAGCTGGATGGAGAAAACACCTTCTTTCTGCCGTTCAATAAGGGGCGCAAGGACGAAAGCGGCACGGTACATGCGGGTAACCCGCCAGGTGAGATTAAGGCCGATGGTACTCAGGAATACCCTGTAGCCTACTTCTGGGAGGAGGTCTGCCAGCCGAATGCCTGGCTGCGGATTTTCCATAGCTTTGTCTACGTCGAGAAAAAGGACGTGGTGGATATTCAGGGCAACTGGTCGAAGAAAGAAACCCTGATTTTCCCGCGCTTTCACCAATGGACGGCAGTGAACCAGATGCTGGCCGATGCTCGCGAAAATGGCGCAGGCATGACCTACCTGTGTGACCACAGCGCAGGTTCCGGCAAGACCAGCACCATTTCCTGGACGGCCCATGACTTGGTGAAACTGCGCGAAGATAACGGCGACGCGGTGTTTAACAGCGTGATCATTGTCACCGACCGTAATGTGCTGGACGGCCAGCTTCAGGACGCGGTGAAGCAGATTGACCATCAGTTTGGTGTGATCGCCGCCATTGACCGGCAGAAGTCATCCAAGTCCAAGAGCAAACAGCTCTCGGATGCCTTGTTGTCTGGCACGCCGATTGTGGTAGTCACGATCCAGACCTTCCCCTACGCGATGGAAGCCATCATCACTGACAAGGCCCTGAAAGGGAAAAACTTTGCTGTGATCATTGATGAGGCGCATAACTCGCAGACTGGCTCTACCGCCGCTAAGCTGCAAGCCGCGCTGGGGATGAGCGGACAAGGCAAGATGTCCACCATGACGGTGGATGAACTACTGGAGCAACTGCAAAAGTCCCGCGCCCGCCCGGACAATATCAGCTACTTCGCCTTTACCGGCACGCCCAAGCACTCCACTTTGATGCTGTTTGGTCGCCCGACAGATCCAAGCCAACCGATCTCGGACGATAACCCGCCGCAAGCCTTCCATCTGTACACCATGCGCCAGGCCATTGAGGAGAAATTCATTCTCGATGTGTTGAACGGCTATGTGCCCTACAAAACGGCCTTCAACCTTTCCAAGCAGCTTGAAGACAGCAAGCGGGTAAGCGGCAAGGCCGCCAAACGCGCCCTGGCACAGTGGATGTCATTGCATCCCACCAATGTGACCCAGAAGGTACAGTTTATCGTTGAGCACTTCACCAAAAACGTCGCCCACCGGCTGGATGGCAAGGCCAAGGCGATGGTCGTGACCAGCTCCCGTGCCGCTGCCATTCGCTACAAAAAGGCGTTTGACCGCTATATCGAGCAGCACAGCGAGTACGGCTTTATTCATTCACTGGTGGCCTTCTCCGGCAAGATGACCGGTAAGCAGGTGATGCACCAGGATGACAGCGAGTTCAAGGATGATGTGTTTATCGTCGATGAGAACGAGGAATTCACCGAGCAGAGCATGAACCCGGATGTCCACGGGCAGGATTTGCGCTTTGCCTTTGACCGCCCGGAATACCGGGTGATGTTGGTGGCCGACAAGTTCCAGACTGGCTTTGACCAGCCCAAACTGGTCGCCATGTACGTGGACAAGAAAATCGCCAACCATGTGGAGATTGTGCAGACCTTCGCCCGCCTGAACCGGACGGCGCCCGGGAAGGATGAAGTCTTTATCATCGACTTCGTGAACGATCCAGAGAACGTGCGCAAGGCCTTTGCCACCTATGACAAGGGCGCTCACATCGGCGAAGTGCAAGACCTCAATGTGGTCTACGAGATCAAGGAGCGACTGGACGAGCACGGCCTGTACGACGAGAAGGACTTGGCCGCGTTCAAAGAAGCCCGCTTCAAAACCATACGTGACATCACCCATACTAAATCGCCACAGCACAAGGCGCTGTATGCCGCTACAGCTGGAGCGACGGCCTTGTATAACGACAAGATGAAAATGTTGCGCGGTGGCATGGCAACCTGGGAAGCAGCGTTTGAGAAGGCCCGCGCCAAGGGTGATGAGGCGGGCATGAAGTCTGCCGATCACCACCAGGATGAGTATGCCGAGCAAATCAAGGCGCTGATGGGCTTCAAGTCGGACCTGGGGCGCTTCTGCCGTACCTATTCCTATATCGCCCAACTGATTGATTTTGGCGACCCGGAGTTGGAGAACTTTGCCGCTTTCGCCAAGCTGCTGCAAAAGCGCCTTCAGCACGAAGCACCGGAAACCGTGGACTTGACAGGCCTGGTGCTTACTGGCTTTGACATCAATGCTCGACCCGATGACGTAGAAGACGAAGGCAAAACCCCGGTATTGCAACCAGCAGGTGCAGGCGGTGGTGGCGCGGCAGGCGACAAGCCGAAATTCGTCAAAGAGATTATCGAGAAGCTCAACAGCCTGTTTGGTGAGGCGACGCCGATCCAGGATCAGGTTGCTTTCGTTAATCAGATTTCAGCGATTACCGGTGAAAGCGATGTCGTCATGGCTCAGGTGGAAAGCAACACCCGTGAGCAGGCTATGAAAGGCAACCTCCCCGGTGCTGTGCAGCAAGCGGTTGTTCGTGCTTTGTCCAGTCATCAGAAGCTGGCAACCCAGGTGCTCAAGTCTGACCGTCAGGGCATGACCGCATTGGTTGATATGGTGTATGACCTGCTGCGTGAAGGCAAAGACATCGATCTGGGTATGGATTAA